A segment of the Vibrio sp. YMD68 genome:
ATGGTTATCGAGCATGTTATTCATTTTACTCGTCATCAATGTCGTCTATGACGTAGTCATGCGATATGTCTTCAATGATGTGTCGATTGCGTTTCAAGAAATGGAATGGCATTTATTTTCTGCTGTTTTCCTACTTGGCGTACCTTATGCGATTAAAGCAGGGGGGCACGTTCGCGTTGACATCTTCTATGAACGTTTATCCCACAAAGCTCAGGCCATCATTGATTTAGCCGGTTGCTTTCTGTTTCTCTTTCCTTTTTGTCTTTTGGTTACCTGGTATGGCGTGGACTTCGCTAAAGAGAGTTATGTACTCGGAGAAACCTCTGGGGATCCAGGTGGTTTAGCCTACCGATGGATCATTAAAGGTCTTATTCCATTGTCATTTTTCTTTATGGCAGTGAGCGGAGTGGGTCTTGTTTTGCACTCGCTTAATAAGATATTCAACCCTCATTTAATCCACTCTACTAAATAAAGGATATTGTTATGATCGGAATAGTAATGTTCTTTGTTGCATTGTTTGCACTGTTACTTGGTTTCCCTGTTGCCTTCACATTTGGTGGTATTGCACTGATCTTTGGCGTTTGGGCGGAAGGCATTGAAATGTTTGCTTTCATGCCTTACCGAATCCAATCGATCATGGAGAACACCGTTTTAA
Coding sequences within it:
- a CDS encoding TRAP transporter small permease subunit is translated as MRSLIYIERIFNRIGDMLGWLSSMLFILLVINVVYDVVMRYVFNDVSIAFQEMEWHLFSAVFLLGVPYAIKAGGHVRVDIFYERLSHKAQAIIDLAGCFLFLFPFCLLVTWYGVDFAKESYVLGETSGDPGGLAYRWIIKGLIPLSFFFMAVSGVGLVLHSLNKIFNPHLIHSTK